In the genome of Criblamydia sequanensis CRIB-18, one region contains:
- a CDS encoding MBL fold metallo-hydrolase RNA specificity domain-containing protein: MAKLQFLGAAETVTGSKYLLKTFNRKILIDCGLFQGEKELREQNWAPFPADVTTLDAVVLTHAHIDHSGYIPRLVAQGFRGPIYATRATVDLAEILLKDSGRLQEEDANLANLYDFSKHKPALPLYTEKDAMQALTQFKTIDYGTQYQLGDELSFHASRAGHILGSAIITFNVDSEVVVFSGDLGRPEDLIMKKPAEIQVADVLVLESTYGNKKHTKEDPIQKLGAIIRKTAKQGGTVLIPSFAVGRTQTILYILYLLRKEGAIPDIPIYLDSPMAQDATDILLKHLSEHKLSRETAAEVCKIAEYVQTSDRSKQLNFNTKPKIIISASGMAEGGRVLHHIKYHGPKPENTIVFVGFQAPMTRGEKILDGAKEVKIHGEMIPIRARVEYVDSLSSHADYEEILGWLKKFVKAPKLVFLTHGDIESALALKARIEDAFGWNVVIPKHLQEFTI, translated from the coding sequence ATGGCAAAATTACAATTTTTAGGGGCGGCGGAAACCGTTACCGGCTCTAAATATCTTCTTAAAACCTTTAATAGGAAAATTCTGATCGATTGCGGTCTTTTCCAGGGAGAAAAGGAATTGCGAGAGCAGAATTGGGCTCCTTTTCCTGCCGATGTTACAACCCTCGACGCCGTGGTTTTAACACACGCTCATATAGACCACAGCGGCTATATCCCGAGGCTTGTGGCGCAAGGTTTTAGAGGTCCGATTTATGCCACAAGAGCGACCGTTGATTTAGCGGAAATTTTATTAAAAGACTCCGGGAGGCTTCAAGAAGAAGATGCCAACCTTGCTAACTTGTATGACTTTTCAAAGCATAAGCCGGCTTTGCCGCTCTACACAGAAAAAGATGCCATGCAAGCTTTAACACAATTTAAAACGATCGATTACGGCACTCAATATCAATTGGGAGATGAGCTCTCTTTTCATGCGAGTCGTGCAGGCCATATTTTAGGCTCCGCCATCATTACGTTTAATGTTGACTCTGAAGTTGTTGTTTTTAGCGGCGATTTAGGAAGGCCTGAAGACCTTATCATGAAAAAGCCGGCTGAGATTCAAGTCGCGGACGTTCTTGTTCTAGAGTCTACCTATGGAAATAAAAAGCATACAAAAGAAGATCCTATTCAAAAATTGGGCGCCATCATAAGAAAAACTGCGAAGCAGGGAGGAACTGTTCTTATTCCCTCTTTTGCTGTCGGCAGAACGCAAACTATCCTTTACATCCTCTACCTTTTAAGGAAAGAGGGTGCAATTCCCGATATCCCGATCTATTTAGATAGCCCAATGGCCCAAGATGCCACAGATATTCTTCTTAAGCACCTTTCAGAGCATAAACTAAGCCGGGAAACCGCAGCTGAAGTCTGTAAAATTGCGGAATATGTGCAAACATCAGACAGATCCAAGCAGCTAAATTTTAACACGAAGCCAAAAATCATTATTTCGGCGAGCGGAATGGCAGAGGGTGGAAGAGTTCTTCATCATATCAAATATCATGGACCTAAGCCTGAAAATACCATCGTCTTTGTTGGTTTTCAAGCGCCCATGACCCGGGGAGAAAAGATTTTAGATGGGGCTAAAGAAGTAAAAATTCATGGAGAAATGATTCCCATTCGAGCTCGAGTAGAATACGTGGATAGTTTATCAAGTCATGCGGATTATGAAGAAATCTTAGGCTGGTTAAAAAAATTTGTAAAAGCCCCAAAGCTTGTTTTTTTAACCCATGGCGATATTGAATCAGCGCTTGCTTTAAAGGCAAGAATTGAAGACGCCTTTGGATGGAATGTAGTTATTCCTAAACATTTACAGGAATTCACTATTTAA
- a CDS encoding DUF1328 domain-containing protein has translation MLNWALIFLVIAIIAAVLGFGGIAGAAVDIAKILFFVFLVLFLVALIRGLMVRG, from the coding sequence ATGCTAAATTGGGCCCTTATTTTTCTAGTCATCGCAATAATTGCGGCGGTGTTAGGTTTTGGCGGCATCGCAGGAGCGGCTGTTGACATTGCAAAAATTTTATTTTTTGTATTCTTAGTTCTTTTCCTTGTGGCTTTAATCCGGGGCTTAATGGTACGGGGTTAA
- a CDS encoding MATE family efflux transporter: MAHSYQLTKHPVGTKREFWALAWPLMIGLISSTFMIFVDRLFLSQHHPMALNAAASSSVAYYVFLTVPMGIAAISEVLVGRLNGEKNFSEVGSASWQMVLFCLFLTPFFLLAAFFAPPLLFWGSDNIFLETAYFETLMFFGSIQCMAIALNGFFIGIGKVRIVTIAALVGNLFNISFDWLLIEGHWHFPALGIKGAAIATGIAQVIQLIILFICYWSSKNRHFYRTGKLKFNLSYFLEGLRIGGPSGFGNALEITAHFIFFRIVNMTGVKEMTLVAMVQSFYLLSSFVVEAQSKSASAIISNLLGARRFGPIPKVLKSAFTIHFFFFFCFAISTILFQDGFLNIFMSEHAEFLVDDAFKQQFFISLLLMSLFFLFDGLSWILLGFITAAGDTKFVFYTSLFVPWIAYVLPAYWLVGVHKQGASVAWAIIVFMSMTNFMLYFWRYNSGKWALRFASSNSSEQIAAANEQIAAAS, translated from the coding sequence ATGGCACATTCATACCAACTAACTAAGCATCCGGTCGGCACCAAACGAGAATTCTGGGCTCTTGCCTGGCCTCTCATGATTGGTCTAATTTCGTCTACATTCATGATTTTTGTAGACCGCCTCTTCTTATCTCAACATCATCCCATGGCCTTAAATGCAGCGGCCAGCAGCTCCGTTGCTTATTATGTTTTTTTAACAGTGCCCATGGGGATTGCTGCGATCTCGGAAGTATTGGTCGGCAGGCTAAACGGGGAGAAAAATTTCTCTGAAGTTGGATCCGCAAGCTGGCAAATGGTTCTCTTTTGTTTGTTTCTAACTCCATTTTTCCTTCTCGCAGCTTTTTTTGCGCCCCCTTTATTATTTTGGGGAAGCGATAATATTTTCCTTGAAACGGCCTATTTTGAAACCTTAATGTTTTTTGGTTCCATTCAATGCATGGCGATTGCCTTAAACGGCTTTTTTATCGGGATTGGAAAAGTCAGGATTGTCACAATTGCAGCCCTTGTCGGAAACCTCTTTAACATCTCCTTTGATTGGCTTTTAATAGAAGGCCACTGGCACTTTCCGGCGCTTGGAATTAAGGGCGCTGCCATTGCAACCGGTATTGCTCAAGTCATTCAGCTTATCATTTTATTTATTTGCTACTGGTCGTCAAAGAACCGTCACTTTTATAGAACCGGAAAGTTGAAGTTTAATTTATCCTATTTCCTGGAGGGCTTACGTATTGGCGGTCCATCCGGTTTTGGCAATGCCTTAGAAATCACTGCCCACTTTATATTCTTTAGGATTGTTAATATGACAGGCGTTAAGGAAATGACGCTTGTCGCGATGGTTCAAAGTTTTTACCTTCTCTCCTCTTTTGTTGTCGAGGCTCAATCCAAATCGGCAAGCGCGATTATTTCGAATTTGCTAGGAGCGAGACGGTTTGGACCCATCCCCAAGGTTTTAAAAAGTGCCTTTACCATCCACTTTTTCTTCTTCTTTTGCTTTGCTATAAGCACCATCCTCTTCCAAGATGGTTTTTTGAACATCTTCATGAGCGAACATGCCGAGTTTTTAGTTGATGATGCTTTTAAGCAGCAGTTTTTTATCTCTCTTCTGTTAATGTCTCTCTTTTTCTTGTTTGACGGGCTTTCTTGGATATTGCTTGGGTTTATTACGGCAGCCGGAGATACAAAATTTGTCTTCTATACAAGCTTATTTGTTCCTTGGATCGCTTATGTTTTACCGGCCTATTGGCTTGTTGGCGTTCATAAGCAGGGAGCAAGCGTTGCTTGGGCGATTATCGTCTTTATGAGTATGACAAACTTTATGCTTTATTTCTGGCGCTATAACTCAGGGAAATGGGCCTTGCGCTTTGCAAGCAGTAATTCGAGCGAGCAAATAGCCGCCGCAAACGAGCAGATTGCAGCCGCAAGCTAA
- a CDS encoding DUF6790 family protein yields the protein MLPIYLIGLAVFLAFLHGLYLYFKGRRIFPEALFLMYLLFCNVGIMGFLAFYSHTALRDKTAELIGWPASNPFQLEVAAANLAFGVLGFLSVWIRTLSFWFATLIGNASFLLGCLIVHLIQYAKGNYAPYNIGPFIWVMDLFIPLLMIGIFFLTYRKKDQMEKLS from the coding sequence ATGCTCCCAATTTATTTAATCGGACTTGCTGTCTTCTTAGCCTTTCTTCACGGTCTTTACCTTTACTTCAAGGGAAGAAGAATTTTTCCTGAAGCCCTTTTTCTTATGTACCTTCTTTTTTGCAATGTGGGAATTATGGGTTTTCTCGCCTTTTATTCCCATACAGCTCTTAGGGATAAAACGGCTGAACTTATTGGATGGCCTGCTTCCAACCCTTTTCAATTGGAGGTGGCGGCTGCCAATCTCGCCTTTGGAGTTCTTGGGTTTCTATCCGTATGGATAAGAACTTTATCCTTTTGGTTTGCAACCCTCATCGGAAATGCTTCGTTTTTACTAGGTTGTCTTATTGTCCATTTAATCCAATATGCCAAGGGGAATTATGCCCCCTACAACATAGGACCCTTTATATGGGTCATGGATTTGTTTATTCCTCTTTTAATGATCGGAATCTTTTTCCTAACTTATAGAAAAAAAGATCAAATGGAAAAACTTTCTTAA
- a CDS encoding GNAT family N-acetyltransferase translates to MQNLSETSLINYVLESNLCLYKKANLPIHSFGDCLYSETGLPHPLLNGIIYGMPKPNEIEPFLSKVIEHYGRQKLPFCFWSESNLETEDLSNALQNHGFMLLGKIAGMALSFAHYKKPQTPPSSNFKILIAKEKKDQEAWNHVVTEVFSIPFPEAYGNLLHNKDSVINVIGIENETPVATGTLIIENQKANIYNIATLEAFRGKGMAESILHYLFDLGIKEGLDASILTSMPLAEPLYRRIGFEPSLYYNLYLKSL, encoded by the coding sequence ATGCAAAATCTATCCGAAACCTCCTTAATCAATTATGTCCTCGAAAGTAATCTCTGTTTATATAAGAAAGCAAATCTTCCCATCCACTCTTTTGGCGACTGCCTATACTCAGAAACCGGGCTTCCCCATCCCCTTCTCAACGGAATCATTTACGGAATGCCAAAACCTAATGAAATAGAACCTTTTCTTTCTAAAGTCATCGAGCATTACGGTCGACAAAAACTTCCTTTTTGCTTTTGGTCGGAATCAAATCTTGAAACGGAAGACTTATCGAATGCCTTACAAAATCACGGGTTTATGCTTTTGGGGAAAATTGCCGGAATGGCCTTAAGCTTTGCTCATTATAAAAAACCTCAAACTCCCCCTTCTAGCAACTTTAAGATTCTTATTGCGAAAGAAAAAAAAGACCAAGAGGCCTGGAACCATGTTGTCACAGAAGTTTTTAGCATTCCCTTTCCTGAAGCTTATGGAAATCTTTTGCATAATAAAGACTCTGTCATCAATGTGATTGGCATAGAAAATGAAACGCCTGTAGCTACAGGAACATTAATCATAGAAAATCAGAAGGCAAATATTTATAACATTGCGACTTTAGAGGCTTTTCGAGGGAAGGGAATGGCTGAATCGATCTTACACTATTTATTTGATCTGGGAATAAAAGAAGGCTTAGACGCTTCGATTTTAACTTCAATGCCTCTTGCAGAGCCTTTATATAGACGAATAGGCTTTGAGCCGTCTCTCTATTATAATCTTTATCTTAAGTCTCTATGA
- a CDS encoding ABC-F family ATP-binding cassette domain-containing protein gives MTKFYGSQPLFKNISFTISQGDRIGLIGPNGAGKSTLLKILMDLEYPDEGHITKKQQLKVAYASQFPEFPSIPLEDLLVSEIKEKRSEEEDLILRTRAKKLLGKAQFNDFYTLANLLSGGWKKRFDIVRALMQEPDLLLLDEPTNHLDLDGILWLEEFLSKEKLSYLVVSHDRTFLNSIANKIIELNYLYPQGVFVSEGDLNLYQDRKEAYIEGEEARKKGLSSQLRKEVDWLRRSPKARTTKSEARVQKAYQLMDELADVKNRTKVKKVDIEFSASERETRKLLVAKNLSKSYEGKTLFEQADVTLSPGTRLGIVGSNGTGKTTLLKMLAGMIEPDLGTIKKALDLQIVYFDQHRDEVDGDLSLKEALSPANEMVNYRGQFIHVNGWAKKFLFPEERLKMPVRCLSGGERARILIAKLMLKPADILFLDEPTNDLDIQTLEVIESSLNEFPGAIVLISHDRMLMDRVCNQILGLGLTKAPELFASYSQWEKAAQAFSKPSQPSIKPKEEIKPSSLKKFPKLSYKEEKELEGIEGQIAAIEKKMALLQEKVNGSLGKDAAQLYNELADLQKNHESLFERWELLELKKQAAS, from the coding sequence TTGACCAAGTTTTACGGGAGCCAACCCCTTTTTAAAAATATTTCTTTTACAATTTCTCAAGGAGATCGTATTGGACTTATTGGACCGAATGGCGCCGGCAAATCGACTTTGCTTAAGATTTTGATGGACCTTGAGTATCCAGATGAGGGTCATATCACAAAAAAGCAGCAATTAAAAGTGGCTTACGCAAGCCAATTCCCTGAATTTCCCTCTATTCCGCTTGAAGATCTCTTGGTTTCTGAAATTAAAGAGAAGCGCTCTGAAGAAGAAGATTTAATTCTTAGAACGAGAGCCAAAAAGCTTCTTGGCAAAGCGCAATTTAATGATTTTTACACGCTTGCCAATCTTTTATCGGGAGGATGGAAAAAACGCTTTGATATTGTTCGCGCTTTAATGCAAGAGCCCGACCTTCTACTTTTAGATGAACCGACAAACCACTTGGACTTAGATGGCATCCTTTGGCTTGAAGAGTTCCTGTCTAAGGAGAAATTATCCTATCTTGTCGTAAGCCACGACCGGACCTTTTTAAACTCGATTGCCAATAAGATCATAGAACTAAATTATTTATACCCTCAAGGGGTCTTTGTTAGCGAAGGGGACTTAAACCTCTACCAAGATAGGAAAGAAGCTTATATTGAGGGGGAAGAAGCTAGAAAAAAAGGCCTTTCATCTCAACTGAGAAAGGAAGTTGATTGGCTAAGACGATCTCCGAAAGCTCGAACCACTAAATCAGAAGCCCGGGTTCAAAAAGCCTATCAACTAATGGATGAGCTTGCAGATGTAAAAAATCGTACTAAAGTTAAAAAAGTAGATATTGAATTTTCTGCATCAGAAAGAGAAACAAGAAAGCTGCTTGTGGCTAAAAACCTATCTAAATCCTATGAAGGAAAGACTCTTTTTGAGCAGGCCGATGTCACTTTGTCACCCGGAACAAGACTTGGCATCGTCGGGTCCAACGGAACGGGAAAAACGACTCTATTAAAAATGCTTGCAGGCATGATTGAGCCTGATCTTGGAACGATTAAAAAAGCGCTCGATCTTCAGATCGTCTATTTCGACCAGCATCGCGATGAAGTGGATGGCGATCTCTCCTTAAAGGAAGCTCTTTCTCCCGCAAATGAAATGGTGAACTACCGAGGCCAATTTATCCATGTGAATGGCTGGGCAAAAAAATTTCTCTTCCCGGAAGAAAGGTTGAAAATGCCGGTAAGGTGTCTTTCAGGTGGTGAAAGAGCCCGTATCTTGATTGCAAAATTAATGCTGAAGCCAGCTGATATTTTGTTTTTGGATGAACCGACTAACGATCTAGACATACAAACTCTGGAAGTGATTGAATCAAGTTTGAATGAATTTCCGGGGGCCATCGTTTTAATTTCGCACGACCGAATGCTTATGGATCGGGTATGCAATCAAATTTTGGGGCTTGGTTTGACAAAAGCTCCTGAACTTTTTGCAAGCTATAGCCAGTGGGAAAAGGCGGCCCAAGCTTTTTCAAAACCCTCGCAACCTTCTATCAAACCTAAAGAAGAAATCAAACCTTCTTCACTAAAAAAATTCCCAAAATTAAGCTATAAAGAAGAAAAAGAGCTTGAAGGAATTGAGGGTCAAATTGCAGCAATCGAAAAGAAAATGGCTCTTCTTCAAGAAAAAGTAAATGGCTCGCTTGGAAAAGATGCGGCTCAACTTTATAATGAGCTTGCCGATCTTCAAAAGAACCATGAATCGCTTTTTGAAAGATGGGAATTATTAGAACTAAAAAAGCAAGCCGCTTCATAA
- the ligD gene encoding DNA ligase D, giving the protein MGLRAYKAKRDFTKTKEPKPKKKEKTSSPLSFVIQKHDARRLHYDLRLEADGVLKSWAVPKGPSLDPGVKRLAIEVEDHPLDYGSFEGTIPEGNYGAGKVIVWDNGTYEPENVTGPNKDKGVLEALKKGKLTFILHGHKLKGEFSLVRLASSEKKNEWLLIKKSDSYESKEDITKQDQSVISDRTIDPPLIEGKKAKMPHLINPMLGTLVEEPFNKKGWIFEVKWDGYRAIAEIYKKTVELYSRNHLSFNHQFAPIVDDLKKFKKEMILDGEVVVLDKEGLPNFQMLQNYLNAKDTTGFLCYYVFDILYYDGYDLKELPLIQRKTLLKEVLEDKVFKKSRIIYSDHIEEKGVPFFKEAKKKDLEGIIAKLSSSTYIEKRSKNWLKIKTHQMQEVIVGGFTSPKGSRKHLGALLVGYYKKDKFVYAGHVGGGFNEKSLKEMEELLAPIIQEKCPFEIKPKANASVLWVKPKIVVEVSFQEWTKEGIMRQPIFHGVRVDKAPKKITREEPLSKTETDKLEKKNEKNNVIEEIATNPQKVYWPKEGYTKEDLLKYYEKVSSYMLPHLKDRPIVLQRFPNGIKGHSFYQKEAPEFTPAWMPTVEVEHSEKTIRYLLANDLKSLLYIVNLGSIEIHPFLSRFEHIDEPDYLVIDLDPADLPFEAVIPVAQEVKKILDRLKVKSYPKISGKRGLHVYLPLQAKYSYDDVENIAKLLAHLINDKLPDETSLLRDPKKRKKKVYIDYLQNGRTKTVVAAYSVRPVEGAQVAAPLEWKEVRKGLEPSLFTIETMIPRLKKKGDLFKPLLRTSLSLEKLLKNIEKEFSV; this is encoded by the coding sequence ATGGGCTTAAGAGCTTATAAAGCAAAACGGGATTTTACCAAGACAAAAGAACCTAAGCCTAAAAAAAAGGAAAAGACTTCAAGCCCTTTATCATTTGTAATTCAAAAGCATGATGCAAGAAGGCTTCACTATGATTTAAGGCTTGAAGCGGACGGGGTTTTAAAGAGTTGGGCAGTACCTAAGGGACCGTCGCTTGACCCGGGAGTAAAAAGACTTGCCATCGAGGTTGAAGACCATCCGCTTGACTACGGTTCATTTGAAGGGACGATTCCTGAAGGAAATTATGGAGCCGGAAAAGTCATCGTTTGGGATAACGGGACTTATGAACCTGAAAATGTGACGGGTCCAAATAAAGATAAAGGGGTGTTGGAAGCTTTAAAAAAAGGAAAACTTACCTTTATTCTTCACGGGCATAAGTTAAAAGGGGAGTTTTCACTTGTTAGACTGGCTTCTTCTGAAAAAAAGAATGAATGGCTTCTCATAAAAAAAAGCGACTCTTATGAATCAAAAGAAGACATTACAAAACAAGACCAATCAGTCATATCTGATAGAACCATTGACCCCCCCCTAATTGAAGGCAAAAAAGCCAAGATGCCTCATTTGATAAACCCCATGCTTGGCACTCTTGTCGAAGAACCTTTTAATAAAAAAGGATGGATTTTTGAAGTTAAGTGGGATGGTTATCGGGCTATTGCTGAAATCTATAAAAAGACAGTTGAGCTCTACTCGAGAAATCACCTTTCTTTTAATCATCAATTTGCCCCGATAGTCGATGATCTAAAAAAATTCAAAAAAGAAATGATTCTTGATGGAGAAGTCGTTGTCCTTGATAAAGAAGGCCTGCCTAATTTTCAAATGCTTCAAAATTATTTAAATGCCAAAGACACCACGGGTTTTTTATGCTACTATGTCTTCGATATCTTGTATTATGATGGATATGACCTGAAAGAGCTTCCTTTGATCCAAAGAAAAACGCTTCTAAAAGAAGTTTTGGAAGATAAGGTTTTTAAGAAGAGCAGAATTATTTATAGCGATCATATTGAAGAGAAAGGAGTCCCTTTTTTTAAAGAAGCTAAAAAAAAGGATCTTGAAGGCATCATCGCAAAACTTAGCTCAAGCACCTACATAGAAAAGAGATCTAAAAACTGGCTTAAGATTAAAACCCATCAAATGCAAGAAGTGATTGTCGGGGGGTTCACCTCCCCAAAGGGAAGCCGTAAACATTTAGGAGCGCTTCTTGTCGGCTACTATAAAAAAGATAAATTTGTCTATGCCGGACATGTCGGGGGCGGCTTTAACGAAAAATCCTTAAAAGAGATGGAAGAGCTTTTAGCTCCCATCATTCAGGAAAAATGTCCTTTTGAAATAAAACCTAAAGCTAATGCTTCTGTCCTTTGGGTTAAACCTAAAATTGTAGTGGAAGTTTCTTTTCAGGAATGGACCAAGGAGGGGATTATGAGACAACCCATTTTTCATGGGGTCCGAGTCGATAAAGCGCCAAAAAAAATTACACGCGAAGAGCCGTTGTCCAAAACTGAAACAGATAAACTCGAAAAAAAAAACGAAAAAAATAACGTTATTGAAGAAATAGCCACAAACCCCCAAAAAGTATACTGGCCAAAAGAGGGATATACTAAAGAAGATCTTCTAAAGTATTACGAAAAAGTCTCATCTTACATGCTTCCGCATTTAAAAGACCGACCAATTGTTCTACAACGCTTTCCAAACGGGATCAAAGGGCATAGTTTCTATCAAAAAGAAGCACCTGAATTTACACCCGCCTGGATGCCGACTGTTGAAGTTGAACATTCTGAAAAGACCATTCGTTATTTACTTGCCAATGATTTAAAAAGCCTTCTCTACATAGTAAATTTAGGTTCCATTGAAATCCACCCCTTCTTAAGCCGCTTTGAGCATATTGATGAACCGGATTATTTAGTGATCGATCTAGACCCGGCAGATCTTCCTTTTGAAGCTGTAATCCCGGTTGCGCAAGAAGTTAAGAAAATTTTGGATCGTTTAAAAGTGAAAAGCTATCCTAAAATTTCAGGGAAAAGAGGGCTTCACGTCTATTTGCCGCTCCAGGCAAAATACTCTTACGATGATGTAGAAAACATAGCAAAACTTTTAGCCCATCTTATCAATGATAAACTTCCTGATGAGACAAGCTTACTTCGAGACCCGAAGAAACGTAAGAAAAAGGTATACATTGATTATTTGCAAAATGGGCGGACCAAAACAGTTGTGGCTGCTTATTCCGTAAGGCCTGTAGAGGGAGCACAAGTGGCAGCGCCTCTTGAATGGAAAGAAGTCAGGAAAGGTTTAGAACCTTCTCTTTTTACGATAGAAACTATGATTCCAAGATTGAAAAAGAAAGGAGACTTATTTAAGCCTCTTTTAAGGACAAGCCTTTCACTTGAAAAGCTTTTAAAAAACATAGAAAAAGAATTTTCTGTTTAG
- a CDS encoding F-box protein: protein MFETNLSKLSLISLPGNNERDKKRFRHQIKRTLKSWKGVEVSLLLREKQSSISKKASQVLTVFMEVSKDKPYKKTRTLAKKLILELPLKFQDLPTEIITYIFSFLGKEELLSLNLVAKEVREILIKHSFVDSFIKENFKIVGNTISVASKIKKVITPRGKKSTSLPAWLAERDIILDLFKTMTKLTDYENINLMGSLALARTYDEKEPYTKSLTSLENKNLSKLFRKPSRPQSESNYTESSELVLQIFTHPECPALYRLTLLSVCAFFKPLESLFLELEAELKKINIKKDTKDLIFQKDLFFLDSNHTFKENEPVYVVTRDLKNVFNRCLRGGLVISRTNEGWKVLLDGSLKVEFFKTCCIGKKKTQIIESLEK, encoded by the coding sequence ATGTTTGAAACAAATTTAAGTAAATTAAGTTTAATTTCTTTGCCTGGTAATAATGAAAGGGACAAAAAAAGATTTCGGCATCAAATTAAAAGAACGCTTAAGTCTTGGAAAGGAGTTGAAGTTTCTTTACTTTTAAGAGAGAAGCAATCCTCAATTAGTAAGAAAGCCTCTCAGGTCCTGACAGTTTTTATGGAGGTTTCTAAAGACAAACCCTATAAGAAAACAAGAACTCTTGCGAAAAAACTAATTCTTGAGCTGCCTTTAAAGTTCCAGGATCTTCCAACAGAAATAATCACTTATATTTTCAGCTTTTTAGGGAAAGAAGAGCTTCTCTCTTTGAACCTTGTCGCAAAAGAAGTTCGGGAAATATTGATAAAACACTCTTTTGTAGATTCTTTTATAAAGGAAAATTTCAAAATCGTCGGGAACACTATTTCTGTGGCCTCCAAGATAAAAAAAGTCATTACACCAAGAGGAAAAAAAAGCACCTCTTTACCGGCTTGGCTTGCTGAAAGAGACATTATCTTAGATCTTTTCAAAACAATGACTAAATTAACAGACTATGAAAATATAAATCTTATGGGTTCTCTTGCCCTTGCAAGAACCTATGATGAGAAAGAGCCTTATACTAAAAGTCTGACATCCCTTGAAAATAAGAATCTTTCCAAGCTTTTTCGAAAACCTTCAAGACCTCAAAGTGAATCTAATTACACAGAATCAAGCGAACTTGTTTTACAAATATTTACTCATCCCGAATGCCCGGCGCTATATAGGCTTACCCTTCTTAGTGTTTGTGCATTCTTTAAGCCTCTTGAGTCTCTTTTTTTGGAATTAGAGGCAGAACTTAAGAAAATCAATATTAAAAAAGATACAAAGGATCTCATCTTCCAAAAAGACTTATTTTTTTTAGACTCCAATCATACTTTTAAGGAAAATGAACCTGTTTATGTTGTGACGCGCGATTTAAAAAATGTTTTCAATAGATGTTTAAGAGGGGGGCTTGTGATTTCAAGAACAAACGAGGGTTGGAAGGTCTTGCTTGACGG
- a CDS encoding helix-turn-helix transcriptional regulator produces the protein MLSWEETVSLYIEKYQDLIRKTTEPLRHHFGVTYFTYHHVQQNGHYSVLLDRPDFAAHYVQNELFKLDPFLRHPRFFKSGFFPMSEFFPGSTRYLLDQEYADFFNTEPGFIYIDKQTDGVDFFGFVGAFTKEEVFNLYVKNAGVLKRFCHFFKKEMAGILKKMKLDPIFLSYLNSNFDNEVLSIKDLQNKDFLKKIGYERELLSFSSLSKREVECLRLLLLNKTAKEIGISLDLSRRTVEAYLESAKDKLDCFSKSTLTQKALLFSDLGLF, from the coding sequence ATGTTGTCTTGGGAAGAAACAGTTTCGCTATATATTGAGAAATATCAAGACCTTATAAGAAAAACGACTGAACCCCTTCGGCATCATTTTGGTGTCACCTACTTTACCTATCATCATGTACAGCAAAACGGTCATTACTCTGTTTTACTGGACCGCCCCGATTTTGCCGCGCACTACGTTCAAAACGAACTTTTCAAACTCGATCCTTTTTTAAGACACCCCCGCTTTTTTAAATCCGGTTTTTTCCCAATGAGCGAGTTTTTTCCGGGCTCGACAAGGTATCTTCTAGATCAAGAGTATGCGGATTTTTTTAACACCGAACCCGGCTTTATCTATATAGATAAACAAACTGACGGCGTTGATTTCTTTGGATTCGTCGGAGCTTTTACAAAAGAAGAAGTCTTTAATCTCTATGTCAAAAATGCAGGAGTTTTAAAGCGATTCTGTCATTTTTTTAAAAAAGAAATGGCCGGAATTCTAAAAAAAATGAAACTAGACCCCATATTTCTAAGCTATTTAAATTCCAATTTTGATAATGAAGTCCTTTCAATCAAAGATCTTCAAAATAAGGATTTTTTAAAAAAAATTGGCTATGAAAGAGAGCTTCTTTCCTTTTCATCTTTATCTAAAAGAGAAGTTGAATGCCTTCGGTTATTACTTCTTAATAAAACAGCTAAGGAAATAGGGATTTCCCTAGACCTTTCAAGGAGAACTGTAGAGGCTTATCTAGAAAGCGCTAAAGATAAATTGGATTGCTTTTCAAAATCTACGCTTACTCAAAAAGCCCTTCTTTTCTCAGATCTCGGTTTATTTTGA